The proteins below are encoded in one region of Planctopirus limnophila DSM 3776:
- a CDS encoding LysR family transcriptional regulator, which translates to MLELRAVEIFAEVANLRSFSKAARGLGISQPVVSETVRALEATLGEQLIDRTKRPLELTPAGKLVLDAGRDLLDRALRLEDSVRHLKNKVVGTVRIAAIYSVGLLQMGAYVRQFERLYPDAALELRYLHPETVVTSVTDEIADLGIVSFASRRPDITCIPWQEQEIALIVYSGHRLANRTKVRAREIDGESLVTYTPQLQVRTELDRWLKQARVNVEISHEFDNIENIKRAVEIGSGVALLPLPTVRRELEIGSLKAITLEDVRWVRPLGIIHKKNRQLTTAVRKFLDLLHQNPDSFLFGNSMQTGHSMQTATGIVPAVAVPNSSGRPLAGSSAILAQPEVLPIPDPPQERIVVQSTIPP; encoded by the coding sequence GTGCTGGAGCTTCGTGCTGTGGAGATCTTTGCCGAAGTGGCCAACCTGCGCAGCTTTTCCAAGGCAGCGCGGGGATTGGGAATTTCACAGCCAGTTGTCAGCGAAACGGTCCGCGCCCTCGAAGCCACTCTCGGTGAGCAGTTGATCGATCGCACAAAGCGGCCTCTCGAACTCACCCCGGCGGGAAAGCTCGTTCTGGATGCAGGCCGCGATCTGTTGGATCGTGCACTTCGCCTGGAAGACAGTGTCCGCCACCTGAAAAACAAAGTCGTTGGCACAGTGCGCATTGCGGCCATCTATTCCGTGGGTTTGCTGCAGATGGGGGCTTATGTTCGGCAGTTTGAACGCCTTTATCCCGATGCTGCTCTCGAACTTCGCTACCTGCATCCTGAGACGGTTGTGACCAGCGTTACCGATGAAATTGCAGATCTCGGGATTGTCTCGTTTGCTTCTAGGCGGCCTGATATCACCTGTATCCCCTGGCAGGAGCAGGAGATTGCTCTGATTGTCTATTCCGGCCACAGGCTGGCAAATCGCACTAAGGTTCGGGCTCGTGAAATTGACGGCGAATCACTCGTCACTTACACACCTCAGTTGCAGGTGCGGACAGAACTCGACCGCTGGTTGAAGCAGGCCCGGGTGAATGTCGAAATCAGTCATGAGTTCGACAACATTGAGAATATCAAACGGGCTGTCGAAATTGGTTCAGGAGTCGCACTCCTGCCGCTGCCGACTGTTCGTCGTGAACTCGAAATAGGCTCGCTGAAAGCGATCACATTAGAAGATGTGCGCTGGGTCAGGCCGCTGGGGATCATTCATAAAAAGAATCGCCAGCTGACAACAGCGGTGCGCAAGTTCCTCGATCTGCTGCATCAAAATCCCGACTCATTTCTCTTCGGAAATTCCATGCAGACAGGTCATTCCATGCAGACAGCAACCGGGATTGTTCCTGCTGTGGCAGTACCAAATTCCTCAGGCAGGCCATTGGCCGGAAGCTCAGCAATTCTGGCTCAGCCTGAGGTCTTGCCCATACCAGATCCACCTCAGGAACGGATTGTCGTGCAATCCACCATTCCACCTTAA
- a CDS encoding FeoB-associated Cys-rich membrane protein, with product MWETFIVVAIVVVAATQLAWLSYRSLASRHGKKSGGCGSCRGCSHANPSSSGSNSAAELPLLSNFGCGNSHTPSRRFHQAENPPVFVKLSPVTPDHQH from the coding sequence ATGTGGGAAACGTTCATCGTTGTGGCGATTGTCGTTGTTGCCGCCACTCAACTGGCTTGGCTGAGTTATCGCTCCCTGGCGTCTCGCCATGGGAAAAAGTCTGGGGGTTGCGGTTCCTGCCGCGGTTGTTCGCATGCAAATCCGAGTTCCTCTGGCTCTAATTCTGCGGCTGAATTGCCTCTTCTCAGCAATTTCGGGTGCGGAAATAGTCACACGCCGTCCCGCAGATTCCATCAGGCTGAAAACCCGCCTGTCTTCGTCAAACTCTCGCCCGTTACGCCAGATCACCAGCACTGA
- a CDS encoding FeoA family protein yields MSYTIPLDCLKAGESAQVVDIDGDTTLLTRLQEIGLNVGSQVRMVLPGSPCIISLAGNQFSLRTDDLATVLVEPSPT; encoded by the coding sequence GTGAGTTACACCATACCTCTGGATTGCCTCAAAGCTGGAGAATCAGCACAAGTTGTTGATATCGATGGAGATACAACACTTCTCACCAGACTGCAGGAAATCGGACTGAATGTGGGCAGTCAGGTACGAATGGTTCTGCCCGGATCACCTTGTATTATTTCTCTGGCGGGAAATCAGTTCTCATTGAGGACGGATGATCTCGCAACTGTGCTTGTTGAACCCTCCCCCACCTGA
- a CDS encoding FeoA family protein produces MTATLESLQTGQHARVQDVQGDDSLALRIMEMGLLPGAEIEFIGRAPLGDPLEIRVAGYHLSLRKAEAHRVVIEMI; encoded by the coding sequence ATGACCGCAACACTCGAATCACTTCAGACGGGACAGCATGCCCGAGTGCAGGATGTCCAGGGTGATGACTCGCTCGCCTTGCGAATCATGGAAATGGGGCTTTTACCTGGCGCTGAGATTGAATTCATTGGGAGAGCGCCTCTGGGCGACCCGCTCGAAATCCGCGTGGCGGGTTACCATCTCTCGTTAAGAAAGGCAGAAGCTCACCGCGTTGTGATCGAGATGATTTGA